A window from Primulina eburnea isolate SZY01 chromosome 2, ASM2296580v1, whole genome shotgun sequence encodes these proteins:
- the LOC140823179 gene encoding protein SUPPRESSOR OF K(+) TRANSPORT GROWTH DEFECT 1-like, with translation MYSNFKEQAIEYVRRAVAEDKAGNYAKAFPLYMNALEYFRTHLKYEKNPNIKEAITQKFTEYLRRAEEIRAMLDEGGPGPASNSDSGVSGRPKTKPKDGNDGEDGPKEKLRSGLNSAIIREKPNVKWNDVAGLESAKKALKEAVILPVNFPQFFTGKRRPWKAFLLYGPPGTGKSYLAKAVATEVDSTFFSISSSDLVSKWMGESEKLVSNLFQMARESSPSIIFIDEIDSLAGQRGEGNESEASRRIKTELLVQMQGVGHNDDKVLVLAATNTPYALDQAIRRRFDKRIYIPLPDLIARQHMFKVHLGDTPHNLIESDFEDLASKTKGFSGSDVSVCVKDVLFEPVRKTQDAVFFREASDGMWMPCGPKQRGAVQITMQQLAAQGLAAKIIPPPISRADFEKVLSRQRPTVSKTDLDVHERFTREFGEEG, from the exons ATGTATAGCAATTTCAAAGAACAAGCAATCGAGTACGTACGGCGAGCAGTAGCAGAAGACAAAGCTGGCAACTACGCAAAGGCTTTCCCTTTGTATATGAACGCGTTGGAGTATTTCAGAACCCATCTCAAGTATGAGAAGAACCCTAACATTAAGGAAGCTATAACTCAGAAATTCACTGAATACTTGCGGCGAGCTGAGGAGATCCGAGCCATGCTCGATGAGGGGGGGCCGGGGCCAGCATCAAACTCGGATTCTGGTGTTTCTGGTCGGCCTAAGACCAAGCCTAAGGATGGAAATGATGGGGAGGACGGGCCTAAGGAGAAGCTGCGGTCCGGGTTGAATTCGGCAATCATCAGGGAAAAGCCTAATGTTAAATGGAATGATGTTGCTGGGTTGGAAAGCGCCAAGAAAGCGCTTAAGGAGGCTGTTATCCTTCCTGTGAATTTCCCGCAGTTTTTTACTG GCAAGAGACGCCCATGGAAGGCTTTTCTTTTATACGGTCCACCTGGAACAGGAAAGTCCTACTTAGCCAAGGCTGTTGCCACTGAAGTTGATTCAACCTTTTTCAG CATTTCTTCATCAGACTTGGTTTCCAAGTGGATGGGTGAGAGTGAGAAGCTGGTATCTAATCTATTCCAAATGGCTCGTGAAAGTTCTCCAtcaatcatattcattgatgaaaTAGATTCCCTGGCCGGCCAGCGTGGAGAAGGAAATGAGAGTGAGGCTTCCAGGCGAATAAAAACAGAATTGCTAGTCCAGATGCAG GGAGTAGGTCACAATGATGATAAAGTTCTTGTTCTTGCTGCTACAAACACACCTTATGCGCTTGATCAG GCTATCAGGCGACGGTTTGATAAGCGCATTTACATCCCTCTGCCAGATCTTATTGCGAGACAACACATGTTCAAA GTGCATTTAGGAGATACTCCTCATAACTTGATTGAAAGTGATTTTGAAGACTTAGCTAGTAAAACCAAAGGGTTTTCTGGTTCAGATGTTTCTGTTTGT GTCAAGGATGTGTTGTTTGAGCCTGTGCGTAAAACACAAGATGCCGTGTTTTTTAGGGAGGCTTCTGATGGCATGTGGATGCCATGTGGCCCTAAACAACGAGGTGCTGTGCAGATAACAATGCAGCAGCTTGCTGCTCAAGGACTTGCAGCCAAG ATAATCCCACCTCCCATATCAAGAGCAGATTTTGAGAAGGTGCTGTCAAGACAAAGACCAACGGTCAGCAAAACTGACTTGGATGTGCACGAGCGATTCACCCGGGAATTCGGTGAAGAGGGTTGA
- the LOC140824706 gene encoding large ribosomal subunit protein P2z-like, whose protein sequence is MKVIAAYLLAVLSGNTCPSTDDLKDILGSVGAEADDDRIKLLLSQVKGKDISELIAAGREKLASVPAGGGGVAVAAPTSGAGGGGAPAAAAEPKKEEKVEEKEESDDDMGFSLFD, encoded by the exons ATGAAGGTTATAGCAGCTTACTTGTTGGCGGTATTGAGTGGCAACACCTGCCCCTCCACCGATGACTTGAAAGATATTCTCGGTTCAG TTGGAGCAGAGGCTGATGATGACAGAATTAAGTTGCTTCTGTCTCAAGTTAAGGGAAAAGATATCTCCGAGTTGATTGCTGCAGGGAGGGAAAAGTTAGCTTCTGTGCCTGCCGGTGGTGGCGGAGTCGCTGTTGCTGCACCAACTAGTGGTGCAGGTGGTGGTGGTGCACCTGCTGCGGCTGCTGAGCCCAAGAAAGAAGAGAAAGTGGAAGAGAAGGAAGAGTCTGATGAT GATATGGGCTTTAGTCTATTCGACTAA
- the LOC140824311 gene encoding uncharacterized protein, whose translation MALPIATGLSEDSRYWFHDAKGKYSVKDGYKVDIGFYKPPTHSSALQSKKWWKFLWSMSVPSKFRIFWWRALSNIIPTQANLMAHHVPVSASCQLCHHHRDSTCHALFWCPVAKQSWKGTVFMTDLKLLQYSDLLDIFLRLKAVFTTTDFETFVMRTWAIWQERNRLLHDRVLRSDRLNVEWSESLLRDYQSAQESLNSGHQRSPAPPVVRWKKSQVNHRRLEVDATINEATNNYSIGGTVRDHEGHILIAFGRKISKPLSVVHGELVAIREGLRVIQDQDLIIHEITTDSLLAVQAVTNPAEDLSYTGAIALDIKRLLLGQHLITLSHVRRSANVVAHKLASFAICSQSPFVWGHGNFPFWLVDLVMNDLTIC comes from the coding sequence ATGGCGCTTCCGATAGCTACTGGATTGTCTGAAGATTCGAGATACTGGTTTCATGATGCCAAAGGGAAATACTCTGTGAAAGATGGGTATAAAGTCGACATTGGATTCTATAAACCTCCCACTCATAGCTCTGCTCTCCAATCTAAAAAGTGGTGGAAATTTCTCTGGTCAATGTCTGTGCCGTCTAAATTCCGCATCTTTTGGTGGCGAGCTCTTTCAAATATAATCCCGACTCAAGCGAACTTGATGGCGCATCATGTCCCTGTCTCGGCCTCTTGTCAATTATGTCACCACCATAGGGACTCAACTTGCCATGCACTCTTCTGGTGTCCGGTGGCAAAACAAAGTTGGAAGGGCACAGTGTTCATGACCGACCTGAAGCTACTCCAATATTCTGATCTTCTCGACATATTCTTGCGGCTGAAAGCCGTGTTTACTACTACTGATTTTGAGACCTTTGTGATGAGGACATGGGCTATCTGGCAAGAAAGAAATCGTCTCCTTCATGACAGGGTCCTCAGGTCTGATCGGCTGAATGTTGAATGGAGTGAATCCCTGCTTCGAGACTACCAATCAGCTCAAGAATCATTGAATTCTGGCCATCAGCGAAGCCCGGCACCTCCAGTTGTACGCTGGAAGAAATCGCAGGTGAACCATAGGCGATTGGAGGTGGATGCAACAATTAATGAGGCTACTAATAATTACTCAATCGGTGGGACAGTGCGAGACCATGAGGGACACATCCTGATAGCCTTTGGAAGAAAAATCTCCAAGCCATTATCGGTGGTCCACGGGGAATTGGTGGCCATTCGTGAAGGATTACGGGTGATCCAAGATCAAGATTTAATTATCCATGAGATCACAACTGATTCCCTGCTGGCGGTGCAAGCAGTCACCAACCCAGCTGAGGATCTCAGTTATACAGGTGCAATCGCATTAGACATTAAAAGATTATTGCTCGGACAACATTTAATCACTCTTAGCCATGTCCGTCGTTCGGCGAATGTTGTTGCACACAAACTCGCTTCGTTTGCTATTTGTTCTCAGTCTCCCTTTGTCTGGGGACATGGGAATTTTCCTTTTTGGTTGGTTGACCTTGTAATGAACGATCTTACTATTTGTTAA
- the LOC140823178 gene encoding uncharacterized protein, with protein MQNLNKLHLLQLLFLHVFAPPSSKSQEIPVSRCGSTVIQEPFVAQNPTNSSILNHMILCNSGKLYFRTTIGLFPVSSIDYSAKLLTVSHTCCSSTSNFISPYHLSAGFPLTPSSNSVILLNCSKKVHKIPSSSCDNHTRWTFDHGCGNLSVKGLFSCLAFDEFERLGKSFDPYKEMDCTHYRRVYRNGDRLEMGTQIRFDIPDHVPNPCDQCEKPYGNCGVGLRCICHPRKCKDKVISVGAVLDPIGNIIFSMLIFFIVMMETL; from the exons ATGCAGAACTTGAACAAACTCCATCTTCTTCAACTCCTTTTCCTCCACGTTTTCGCTCCCCCGTCATCGAAATCCCAAGAAATCCCAGTAAGTCGCTGTGGGAGCACGGTCATTCAAGAACCTTTCGTAGCTCAAAATCCCACAAATTCTTCAATCTTAAACCACATGATCCTCTGCAATTCTGGTAAATTATACTTCAGAACCACCATCGGCCTTTTCCCGGTATCCTCCATTGATTACTCTGCCAAACTCCTGACTGTTTCCCACACTTGTTGTTCTTCAACTTCCAACTTTATATCCCCCTATCATCTTTCTGCTGGATTCCCTCTTACTCCAAGCTCGAACTCGGTAATACTACTAAATTGCTCAAAGAAAGTGCATAAAATTCCATCGTCCTCGTGTGATAATCATACTCGGTGGACTTTTGATCATGGCTGTGGCAATTTATCTGTTAAAGGGTTGTTTTCTTGTTTGGCCTTTGATGAATTTGAAAGGTTGGGAAAGAGTTTTGATCCCTACAAGGAGATGGACTGCACACATTACAGGCGAGTTTACAGAAATGGTGACAGATTAGAGATGGGAACCCAGATTCGTTTCGATATTCCGGATCATGTTCCAAATCCTTGTGATCAGTGTGAGAAGCCTTATGGGAATTGTGGGGTGGGGTTAAGATGCATCTGCCATCCTAGGAAATGCA AAGATAAGGTGATTTCAGTGGGTGCAGTATTAGATCCCATTGGGAACATCATTTTCTCTATGTTGATCTTCTTCATCGTCATGATGGAAACTCTTTGA